One region of Paenibacillus polymyxa M1 genomic DNA includes:
- the ectB gene encoding diaminobutyrate--2-oxoglutarate transaminase, producing MNTFETLESNVRSYCRSFPVVFNKAKNDVLYTEAGEGYIDFFAGAGALNYGHNNDFMKNRLLDYLTSDRIMHGLDMYTTAKQEFMESFSERILQPKGLNYKLQFCGPTGTNAVEAALKLARKVKKRNGVFAFMGGFHGMSLGSLSITSNNSMRESAGVPLNNVTFIPYNSMFNGMDTILYMEQLLTDTHSGVEKPAAIILETVQAEGGINIADNEWLRELRQLCDDHDILLIVDDIQVGCGRVGSFFSFERAGIVPDMVVLSKSISGYGLPMSLLLLKPELDIWSPGEHNGTFRGNQLAFVGAKAALEFRDTVGLEAQVKEKEAFVQQFLREHIQKMDPLIEIRGLGLIWGIDVTHLGEAFAKEVATLCFSKGLIIERAGRNDTVLKIMPALTISMENLSKGCNIIKESMAQVTSNLVTL from the coding sequence ATGAACACATTCGAAACACTGGAGTCCAATGTAAGATCTTATTGCAGAAGTTTTCCAGTTGTTTTCAACAAAGCGAAAAATGATGTTTTGTACACGGAGGCAGGAGAGGGATATATTGACTTTTTTGCCGGGGCAGGGGCTCTAAATTACGGGCATAATAATGACTTTATGAAAAACCGGTTACTAGATTATTTAACCTCCGATCGGATCATGCATGGTCTGGATATGTACACCACGGCCAAGCAAGAGTTTATGGAGTCTTTTTCCGAGCGTATTCTCCAGCCTAAGGGCTTGAATTATAAGCTTCAATTTTGCGGACCAACGGGAACCAATGCGGTAGAAGCAGCACTGAAACTTGCGCGTAAGGTGAAAAAAAGAAATGGCGTTTTTGCTTTTATGGGCGGTTTCCACGGTATGTCGCTGGGTAGTTTATCTATTACCAGCAACAATTCTATGCGAGAGAGCGCAGGAGTCCCACTGAATAATGTTACCTTTATACCTTATAACAGCATGTTTAACGGAATGGATACGATTTTGTACATGGAACAGCTTTTAACAGACACTCATTCTGGTGTGGAAAAGCCTGCTGCGATTATTTTGGAAACGGTACAGGCTGAGGGTGGTATTAATATCGCAGATAACGAATGGCTGCGTGAGTTGCGACAGCTGTGCGATGATCACGATATTTTGCTCATTGTTGATGATATTCAGGTCGGTTGCGGCCGAGTTGGTTCGTTCTTCTCGTTTGAGCGAGCAGGAATTGTTCCTGATATGGTTGTCTTGTCCAAGTCGATCAGTGGATACGGTTTGCCAATGTCTTTGTTGCTGCTTAAGCCAGAACTGGACATTTGGAGTCCAGGTGAACATAACGGCACTTTCCGTGGGAATCAGCTAGCGTTTGTCGGTGCCAAGGCAGCGCTGGAGTTCAGAGACACGGTAGGGCTAGAAGCACAAGTGAAGGAAAAAGAGGCTTTTGTTCAGCAGTTCTTGCGTGAACATATCCAAAAGATGGATCCACTCATTGAAATTCGCGGCTTGGGACTGATATGGGGAATTGATGTGACCCATCTGGGAGAAGCCTTCGCCAAGGAGGTAGCAACTCTCTGCTTTAGTAAGGGACTTATTATTGAGCGAGCTGGGCGTAACGATACGGTGCTCAAAATTATGCCTGCATTAACGATAAGTATGGAGAACTTGAGCAAGGGCTGCAACATTATTAAAGAAAGCATGGCACAGGTAACCAGTAACTTGGTTACGCTGTAA
- a CDS encoding NAD(P)H-dependent oxidoreductase → MSTLVIVVHPDLAESRINKRWMQELKKQSSVTVHNLYEVYPDEQINVAHEQKLLEQHHRIVLQFPFYWYSSPPLLKKWLDKVLTYGWAYGSEGGKLQGKELLIALSAASVEENYQHGGRNRYTIEELLRPFEATGHMIGVKLLPYFVQYGAATLTDEQLEQSALKYAQAVIS, encoded by the coding sequence ATGTCAACACTCGTTATTGTTGTTCATCCTGATCTTGCGGAATCTCGTATTAACAAAAGATGGATGCAAGAACTCAAGAAGCAATCCAGCGTGACCGTTCACAACCTGTATGAAGTATATCCGGATGAGCAAATCAACGTTGCCCATGAGCAGAAACTGCTAGAGCAGCATCATCGTATCGTTCTGCAATTCCCCTTTTACTGGTATAGCAGTCCTCCCCTGCTGAAAAAATGGCTGGATAAGGTTTTAACTTACGGGTGGGCTTATGGAAGCGAAGGTGGCAAGCTACAGGGCAAAGAGTTGTTGATCGCCTTGTCCGCTGCCAGCGTGGAGGAAAACTATCAACATGGCGGACGAAACAGATACACGATCGAAGAACTGTTGAGACCTTTTGAAGCTACAGGCCATATGATTGGTGTTAAATTGCTTCCTTATTTCGTGCAGTATGGTGCCGCAACTTTGACAGATGAGCAGTTGGAGCAATCTGCACTAAAATACGCGCAGGCGGTTATTTCTTAA
- a CDS encoding GGDEF domain-containing protein, with protein MNKTKRLTQTMDYRTKQARWVRKMLLLYWMIITVHFIVQLGSYLFLDYPASPYEFYVGVLIVPTLIMSGSNLLAELAHFKFSRYSFAILFMASTVICWMIIRLNYDIRIIPALCLLPIFSSILFFNRRLIWLSFALQVIVFFLLLAIDGSFRSYLSDFDIVAIPTFLIMSTFLALIIQASGRDLLVDLYKTKRAQQELMISNAIISKMSMTDGLTKLYNHLSFQNFYEKALEYAEQGAIIHLALVDIDNFKKINDTYGHQFGDKILEGISQIITEQITANDIPARYGGEEFAILMFEHTFEEAYQIVENIRREVEKMTFQEKMQIVSVTVSIGLKSYTEDMNKDKDVFFQETDDYLYQAKRSGKNKIVALDHIA; from the coding sequence ATGAACAAGACAAAACGGCTTACTCAAACCATGGATTACAGAACAAAGCAAGCCCGCTGGGTGCGCAAGATGTTATTACTTTACTGGATGATTATAACCGTACATTTTATCGTCCAGCTGGGCAGCTACTTATTCCTTGATTATCCCGCTTCGCCTTATGAATTTTACGTTGGGGTCCTTATTGTTCCCACACTAATCATGAGTGGATCCAACTTACTTGCAGAGCTGGCACATTTTAAATTTAGTAGGTATTCTTTCGCGATTCTATTTATGGCAAGCACCGTCATTTGTTGGATGATTATTCGCCTAAACTATGATATCCGGATTATTCCAGCGTTGTGCTTGTTGCCCATTTTTTCTTCGATTCTGTTTTTCAATCGTCGCTTAATATGGCTTTCTTTTGCACTGCAAGTGATCGTCTTTTTTCTATTGCTAGCAATAGATGGATCATTCCGCAGCTATTTGTCAGACTTTGATATCGTGGCGATTCCAACATTTTTAATTATGTCTACTTTTCTTGCCCTTATTATTCAGGCCAGCGGCCGCGATTTGTTAGTGGATTTATACAAGACAAAGCGCGCCCAGCAGGAATTAATGATCAGCAACGCGATTATCAGCAAAATGTCTATGACCGATGGTTTGACGAAGCTTTATAATCATTTGTCTTTTCAAAACTTTTATGAAAAAGCACTCGAATATGCCGAACAAGGAGCGATCATCCATCTGGCGTTAGTGGATATTGATAATTTCAAGAAGATCAATGACACTTACGGACATCAGTTTGGAGATAAAATTTTGGAAGGCATCTCGCAAATCATCACAGAGCAAATTACAGCAAATGACATTCCGGCCCGCTATGGCGGCGAGGAGTTTGCTATTTTAATGTTCGAGCATACTTTTGAGGAAGCTTATCAGATTGTGGAGAACATTCGGCGTGAAGTGGAGAAAATGACCTTTCAGGAGAAAATGCAAATCGTTTCTGTAACCGTAAGCATTGGATTAAAAAGCTATACCGAGGATATGAACAAAGACAAAGATGTATTTTTTCAGGAGACAGACGACTATCTGTATCAAGCCAAGCGCTCCGGTAAAAATAAAATTGTTGCTCTTGACCATATCGCTTAA
- a CDS encoding GH36-type glycosyl hydrolase domain-containing protein: MGLYNGLDQPQTITAGQASNSIASGWSPIGSHCIEITLEPGEETSCNFVLGYVENPEEEKWESPGIINKKRAHAMIAQFADETDVERALSELRSYWNDLLSKYTLQSHDDKLNRMVNIWNPYQCMVTFNLSRSASYFESGIGRGMGFRDSNQDLLGFVHQIPERARERIIDIASTQFENGGAYHQYQPLTKKGNHEVGGGFNDDPLWLIVGTSAYIKETGDFGILDEQVPFDGNVDRASSLFEHLKRSFYHVVDNLGPHGLPLIGRADWNDCLNLNCFSATPDESYQTTQNLEGRIAESVFIAGLFVYTGPDFIELCKRRGLNEEAATAQAHVDRMRTATLEHGFDGEWFLRAYDHYGNKIGSKDCEEGQIFIEPQGFCVMAGIGVEEGLAHKALDSTRDRLETPYGIVLQHPPYSRYYMNLGEISSYPPGYKENAGIFCHNNPWIMMAEAVIGRGDRAFELYSKIAPAYLEDISDIHRTEPYVYAQMIAGKDAVREGEAKNSWLTGTAAWNFIAITQSILGIQPEWDGLRIDPCIPKSWGEFTVTRVFRGDTYVIHITNPQHVSKGVATVTVDGTVLTNNILPVAGDGTIHQVKVLLG, from the coding sequence TTGGGTCTCTACAATGGACTGGATCAGCCCCAAACCATCACCGCAGGGCAAGCGTCTAACTCGATAGCCAGCGGCTGGTCCCCTATCGGATCGCATTGCATTGAGATCACACTGGAGCCTGGCGAAGAAACAAGCTGTAACTTTGTACTCGGTTATGTGGAAAACCCAGAGGAAGAGAAATGGGAGTCTCCGGGTATTATTAACAAAAAACGGGCTCATGCCATGATCGCGCAATTTGCGGATGAAACCGATGTGGAACGAGCATTGAGTGAGCTACGAAGTTATTGGAACGATCTGTTGTCCAAGTATACCCTTCAAAGTCATGACGACAAACTGAACCGAATGGTGAACATATGGAACCCATATCAATGTATGGTTACATTCAATTTGTCACGTTCGGCCTCGTATTTTGAATCCGGTATTGGACGTGGTATGGGTTTTCGGGATTCAAATCAAGACTTGCTCGGCTTCGTCCACCAAATACCGGAGCGGGCAAGGGAGCGGATTATCGACATTGCTTCTACTCAGTTTGAAAACGGCGGGGCATATCATCAGTACCAACCGTTGACCAAAAAAGGAAATCACGAGGTTGGCGGTGGCTTTAACGATGATCCGCTGTGGCTTATCGTCGGTACCTCAGCGTATATTAAAGAAACCGGAGACTTTGGCATTCTGGATGAACAAGTTCCCTTTGACGGGAATGTAGATCGTGCCTCTTCGCTGTTTGAACACTTGAAGCGTTCTTTTTACCATGTTGTAGACAATTTAGGTCCCCATGGTCTTCCACTCATTGGCCGGGCTGACTGGAACGACTGTCTCAATCTCAACTGTTTTTCCGCTACACCAGATGAGTCCTATCAGACGACACAGAATTTGGAGGGCCGAATAGCCGAATCTGTGTTTATCGCCGGACTATTCGTATATACTGGACCGGATTTTATTGAGCTTTGCAAGCGCAGAGGTTTGAATGAAGAAGCAGCCACAGCTCAAGCACATGTGGATCGTATGCGAACAGCCACATTGGAGCATGGGTTTGACGGGGAATGGTTCTTACGTGCGTACGACCATTATGGTAACAAAATAGGGAGCAAGGATTGTGAAGAAGGGCAAATTTTCATAGAACCTCAGGGCTTCTGTGTAATGGCAGGAATTGGCGTTGAAGAAGGTCTCGCTCATAAAGCTCTCGACTCTACACGTGATCGACTGGAAACTCCCTACGGCATTGTACTACAACATCCGCCTTATTCCCGCTACTATATGAATCTAGGTGAAATCTCTTCTTACCCTCCTGGCTATAAGGAAAATGCAGGTATTTTCTGTCACAATAACCCCTGGATTATGATGGCAGAAGCTGTCATAGGACGCGGGGATCGCGCTTTCGAGCTGTATAGCAAAATTGCTCCCGCTTATCTAGAGGACATCAGCGACATTCATCGTACCGAGCCGTATGTGTATGCTCAAATGATCGCGGGTAAGGATGCGGTTCGTGAAGGTGAAGCCAAAAATTCCTGGCTAACGGGTACTGCGGCATGGAATTTTATAGCTATTACTCAATCCATCCTCGGTATTCAGCCGGAATGGGACGGTCTGCGTATTGATCCGTGCATCCCCAAATCTTGGGGAGAATTCACAGTCACCCGCGTCTTCCGTGGCGACACCTATGTGATTCATATCACGAATCCGCAACACGTCTCCAAAGGTGTAGCTACAGTTACCGTAGATGGCACAGTTCTAACGAATAATATTCTGCCGGTTGCAGGAGATGGAACTATTCACCAGGTAAAAGTGTTGCTGGGCTAA
- a CDS encoding glycosyl transferase translates to MKYGFFDDANQEYVIHTPQTPYPWINYLGNERFFGLISNTGGGYAFYRDARLRRLTRYRYNNIPVDNGGRYFYIYDDGDYWTPGWMPVKRELEQYECRHGLGYTSIMGERRGIRATQLAFVPLSFDGEVHQVKLQNTSLQTKKIKLFSFVEFCLWNAYDDMTNFQRNLNTGEVEIQAKLKYRILSFITRRNTANAAITMLFSLRIVRWRAMIQTVKHFWVSTMDWISPKPSPQGKRLTR, encoded by the coding sequence ATGAAGTATGGTTTCTTCGATGATGCCAACCAAGAATATGTTATCCACACCCCTCAAACACCATATCCCTGGATAAATTATTTAGGTAATGAACGATTTTTTGGACTGATCTCCAATACAGGCGGCGGCTATGCATTTTACCGAGACGCTCGCTTACGTCGTTTAACACGTTATCGGTACAACAATATTCCTGTCGATAATGGCGGTCGCTATTTTTATATTTATGATGATGGAGATTATTGGACTCCGGGCTGGATGCCGGTTAAAAGAGAGTTGGAGCAGTATGAATGCCGTCATGGGCTTGGCTATACCTCAATTATGGGTGAACGCAGAGGTATTCGGGCTACGCAACTAGCATTTGTGCCCCTTTCCTTTGACGGCGAGGTCCACCAGGTCAAGCTTCAGAACACATCGTTACAAACTAAAAAGATCAAACTCTTTTCATTCGTTGAATTTTGCCTGTGGAACGCCTATGACGATATGACCAATTTTCAGCGTAACTTGAACACAGGCGAAGTTGAAATACAGGCGAAGTTGAAATACAGGATTCTGTCATTTATCACAAGACGGAATACCGCGAACGCCGCAATCACTATGCTTTTTTCTCTGCGAATCGTCCGCTGGCGGGCTATGATACAGACCGTGAAGCATTTTTGGGTCTCTACAATGGACTGGATCAGCCCCAAACCATCACCGCAGGGCAAGCGTCTAACTCGATAG
- a CDS encoding thioesterase II family protein, producing the protein MAPITLFFIPYAGGSASVSFKWKKLLLPQIKLVPLELAGRGIRSGEPLKDSIEEMSEDLLHQISQELVPGDPYAIYGHSMGTMIAFELYYKLVAGGYGKPAHLFVSGGRAPHVPRNVPWLHDLPADQFRTHLRRYGQLSEAIFDNQELYDYFMPVLRADFKAVEMYKYMDKDTPLHCPITALTGLTDNTVTLQDAEAWAQHTDQQFRVFTFEGGHFFIHDEVERITNIINESLELSTVTSRIQN; encoded by the coding sequence ATGGCACCTATCACATTATTTTTCATCCCGTATGCAGGTGGATCGGCATCAGTCAGCTTCAAGTGGAAAAAGCTGCTGCTCCCACAGATTAAACTTGTCCCTTTGGAATTGGCGGGCAGAGGTATTCGTTCTGGTGAACCGCTAAAGGATAGCATTGAGGAGATGAGCGAGGATCTGCTGCACCAAATCAGCCAAGAGTTAGTTCCTGGCGATCCTTATGCCATATACGGTCACAGCATGGGAACAATGATTGCGTTCGAGCTGTATTATAAGCTGGTGGCCGGAGGATATGGGAAGCCGGCTCATCTATTTGTTTCGGGTGGACGAGCACCGCATGTCCCGAGAAATGTCCCGTGGTTACATGATCTGCCCGCAGATCAATTTAGAACACATTTGCGACGGTACGGTCAGCTTTCGGAAGCCATTTTTGACAATCAGGAATTGTATGACTATTTTATGCCAGTATTAAGAGCAGATTTCAAAGCTGTCGAGATGTATAAGTATATGGATAAAGATACGCCTTTACATTGCCCTATCACCGCCCTGACAGGACTGACCGACAACACGGTGACCCTACAAGATGCGGAGGCGTGGGCACAGCATACGGATCAGCAATTTCGTGTGTTTACCTTTGAAGGAGGACACTTTTTTATTCATGATGAAGTAGAACGAATTACAAACATTATCAATGAGTCTTTGGAGCTGAGTACAGTGACTAGTAGAATACAAAATTAA
- a CDS encoding sugar phosphate isomerase/epimerase family protein, translating into MTVGVLAHLFGKLPYRELAAKVGEAGFTHVQLAPWRAISDVDFNKPGKFNPGLASSIAEEFRKHGVSISVLGCYLHFFVQDEELLRENVERFKELIRYAGLLGAPMVAAEVGRNEDGTPYSERDWRVVKEVVRELADEAEKWGVFVGLEAANDHLVGTAAELATFLEEVPSSHIGVVIDPGNLLKTENLARQDEIIREAFQLLGPRIIAAHAKDRRLSSSGEIETVPPGFGDMNYGLYMELLEQYKPGVHIIMEAAQEHEMAQSKRYIEGHRIAAQKAQQVQTKS; encoded by the coding sequence GTGACAGTAGGTGTATTGGCACATTTGTTTGGCAAGTTGCCTTATCGTGAGTTGGCTGCAAAGGTAGGTGAAGCGGGCTTTACTCATGTTCAGCTTGCTCCATGGAGAGCGATCAGCGATGTCGATTTTAATAAACCTGGCAAGTTCAATCCAGGATTAGCATCGTCTATCGCAGAGGAATTTCGTAAGCATGGGGTATCCATATCAGTGCTCGGTTGTTATTTGCATTTTTTTGTACAGGATGAGGAATTGTTACGTGAGAATGTAGAGCGTTTCAAAGAGCTGATCCGATATGCGGGTCTGTTAGGAGCACCAATGGTCGCAGCTGAAGTCGGACGCAATGAGGACGGGACCCCTTATTCGGAACGGGACTGGAGAGTTGTAAAAGAAGTTGTACGAGAATTAGCAGATGAGGCGGAAAAATGGGGGGTATTCGTAGGATTGGAAGCTGCTAACGATCACTTGGTCGGAACAGCAGCAGAGCTTGCTACCTTCTTGGAAGAAGTGCCCTCTTCACACATTGGCGTTGTGATTGATCCGGGTAATTTGCTAAAAACGGAAAATTTGGCCCGACAGGATGAGATCATCCGCGAAGCTTTTCAGCTGCTGGGACCTCGGATTATCGCAGCGCATGCCAAAGACCGGCGTCTGTCATCATCAGGTGAGATCGAGACCGTACCGCCGGGTTTTGGTGACATGAACTATGGTCTATATATGGAACTGCTGGAGCAGTACAAGCCAGGGGTCCATATTATTATGGAAGCTGCTCAGGAGCATGAGATGGCTCAATCCAAACGCTATATCGAAGGTCATCGGATTGCGGCTCAGAAAGCACAGCAAGTGCAAACGAAATCATAG
- a CDS encoding DUF423 domain-containing protein codes for MKLLLLLGCIVMFLAVALGAFGAHALKKRLSADMMSIFQTGIQYQIAHGLGLLLLGVLAGNLVHSSLIVTAGWVMLVGILLFSGSLYILSVSGVKKLGAITPIGGLAFLASWVMVMVAVMQG; via the coding sequence ATGAAATTGTTGCTGTTGCTTGGCTGTATTGTGATGTTTTTAGCTGTAGCTCTGGGAGCATTCGGGGCGCATGCGTTGAAAAAAAGACTTTCTGCAGACATGATGAGCATATTCCAGACAGGAATTCAATATCAAATTGCTCACGGTTTGGGTTTGTTGCTGCTGGGAGTTCTTGCAGGTAACCTGGTCCATTCTTCTCTTATTGTAACCGCTGGTTGGGTTATGCTGGTGGGCATTCTCCTGTTTTCCGGCAGTCTGTATATTCTTAGTGTGTCTGGTGTGAAAAAGCTTGGAGCCATCACCCCGATTGGCGGGCTGGCTTTTTTGGCAAGCTGGGTGATGGTGATGGTGGCGGTAATGCAAGGCTAA
- a CDS encoding glycoside hydrolase family 48 protein, giving the protein MISRKSVFRKSVSMVMSAILVLPLSLGLFQAEPDRASAATPESTRFLQMYKQLKDPASGYFSKEGIPYHSVETLMSEAPDYGHLTTSEAYSYWMWLEVLYGHYTGDWGHLESAWDNMEKYIIPVNEGDGKEEQPTMSNYNPNSPATYAAEYPQPDQYPSRLSGQYGAGNDPLDSELKATYGNNQTYLMHWLLDVDNWYGFGNLLNPSHTATYVNTFQRGEQESVWEAVPHPSQDNHKFGKPNEGFMSLFTKENNAPAQQWRYTNATDADARAVQAMYWAKELGYDNQVYLDKAKKMGDFLRYGMYDKYFQKVGSASKGSPIAGTGKDASLYLMAWYTAWGGGLGQSGNWAWRIGTSHAHQGYQNVVAAYALSDKDSGLIPNSPTAGQDWATSLKRQLEFYTWLQSDEGAIAGGATNSWDGVYKAYPSGTSTFYGMAYTGAPVYQDPPSNNWFGMQAWPVERIAELYYILAKKGDTSSEQFKMAKQVTENWIEWSKSYVFADERPVTDAQGYYLDAQGKRILGGKNPKVATTAAKGEFWLPSNLEWSGKPETWSGFANHKGNANLHVVTKNPGQDAGVLGSYVKALTFFAAGTKAEKGDYTELGKEAKDLSKALLDAAWGYNDGIGITTKEAREDYYRYFTKEVYIPSGWSGKTGQGNTIPGTDATPSDPAKGGNGTYSSYSDIRPNITKDPQWSYLKDKYTTSWNKQTQKWDKGAPEFTYHRFWSQVDMATAYAEYDRLINGSGPAEPTAPKAPSNVKASAGDAQVTLTWSKATGADSYTVKRSTTSGGPYTTVATVTDATYKDTRVVNETIYYYVTTATNSLGTSPDSAEVSAKPTAAPIPAKGDVIAQYRVGDTNPGDNQIRPLFRVVNKGKEALDLKNVKLRYYYTVDGDKAQEFHCDYAQLGSSNIQGRFVKLDKAVNGADYYLEISFGAGAGSLAAGENTGDIQIRMNKSDWSNYNESDDFSYDATKTSYTDWEKAPLYINDKRVWGLEP; this is encoded by the coding sequence GTGATCAGTAGAAAATCTGTGTTCAGAAAATCTGTCTCTATGGTCATGTCAGCCATTTTGGTACTTCCGTTAAGCTTGGGCTTATTTCAGGCCGAACCCGACCGTGCATCAGCCGCAACCCCTGAATCGACACGCTTTCTGCAAATGTATAAACAGCTAAAGGACCCGGCTAGCGGTTACTTTTCAAAAGAAGGTATCCCTTATCATTCCGTTGAAACACTCATGAGCGAGGCTCCTGACTATGGACACTTAACGACCTCGGAAGCATACAGCTACTGGATGTGGCTGGAAGTTCTCTATGGTCATTATACCGGGGATTGGGGTCATTTGGAATCAGCATGGGACAACATGGAGAAATATATCATTCCTGTTAATGAGGGTGACGGTAAGGAAGAGCAGCCTACAATGAGTAACTATAACCCGAACAGCCCTGCCACTTATGCCGCAGAATATCCGCAGCCGGATCAGTACCCAAGCCGTCTGAGTGGTCAGTATGGTGCTGGCAATGACCCGCTGGACTCTGAGCTGAAGGCAACCTATGGCAACAATCAGACCTACCTGATGCATTGGCTGCTGGATGTAGACAATTGGTACGGTTTTGGCAATCTGCTGAATCCGTCGCATACGGCGACCTATGTGAACACCTTCCAGCGTGGGGAACAGGAATCGGTCTGGGAGGCCGTACCGCATCCATCGCAGGATAATCACAAGTTTGGCAAGCCTAATGAAGGCTTTATGAGCCTGTTCACCAAGGAAAATAATGCTCCTGCACAGCAATGGCGCTACACGAATGCCACGGATGCGGACGCACGGGCGGTTCAAGCCATGTACTGGGCGAAAGAACTGGGTTACGACAACCAGGTATATTTGGACAAAGCGAAAAAGATGGGAGACTTCTTGCGTTACGGCATGTACGATAAATACTTCCAGAAAGTAGGAAGCGCTTCCAAGGGGAGTCCGATTGCTGGCACGGGCAAGGATGCCAGTCTTTATCTAATGGCATGGTATACGGCTTGGGGCGGCGGTCTGGGCCAAAGCGGTAACTGGGCTTGGCGGATTGGTACCAGCCATGCGCATCAGGGCTACCAGAATGTCGTTGCTGCATATGCGTTATCCGATAAGGATAGCGGATTGATACCAAATTCACCTACGGCAGGACAGGACTGGGCGACCTCGCTCAAGCGCCAATTGGAATTTTATACTTGGCTGCAATCTGATGAGGGGGCCATTGCAGGTGGAGCAACGAATAGCTGGGATGGCGTCTACAAGGCGTATCCCTCTGGTACGAGCACTTTTTATGGCATGGCTTATACAGGGGCTCCTGTATACCAAGATCCACCGTCTAACAACTGGTTTGGAATGCAGGCTTGGCCTGTCGAGCGGATTGCGGAGCTGTACTATATTTTAGCCAAGAAAGGTGACACTTCGTCTGAGCAGTTTAAAATGGCTAAACAAGTGACGGAAAACTGGATCGAATGGTCCAAGAGCTATGTATTTGCTGACGAACGGCCTGTAACTGACGCGCAGGGATACTATTTGGATGCACAAGGCAAGCGTATTCTGGGTGGCAAAAATCCGAAGGTAGCCACTACAGCAGCTAAAGGTGAGTTCTGGCTGCCGAGCAATCTGGAATGGAGTGGCAAGCCTGAGACTTGGAGCGGATTTGCCAATCATAAAGGGAATGCCAATCTTCATGTAGTAACAAAAAATCCAGGACAGGATGCAGGAGTGTTGGGCAGTTATGTGAAAGCGCTGACCTTCTTTGCTGCCGGAACAAAAGCTGAAAAAGGAGACTACACCGAATTAGGCAAGGAAGCCAAAGATCTGTCCAAAGCCTTGCTTGATGCAGCATGGGGCTATAACGACGGCATAGGAATTACAACGAAGGAAGCACGTGAGGATTATTATCGTTATTTTACTAAAGAAGTATATATCCCGAGCGGATGGAGTGGCAAGACTGGGCAAGGAAACACGATCCCAGGCACAGACGCTACACCGTCTGATCCGGCCAAGGGTGGCAATGGTACGTATTCCAGCTATAGCGACATCCGTCCTAACATCACCAAAGATCCGCAATGGTCCTATCTTAAAGACAAATACACGACTTCATGGAACAAACAGACCCAAAAATGGGATAAAGGTGCACCAGAATTTACGTATCACCGTTTCTGGTCCCAAGTAGATATGGCAACTGCTTATGCAGAGTATGACCGTCTCATTAATGGTAGTGGACCAGCCGAACCTACAGCTCCTAAAGCTCCGTCAAATGTGAAGGCAAGTGCAGGGGATGCACAAGTTACACTAACTTGGAGCAAAGCGACAGGTGCTGATAGCTACACGGTTAAGCGCTCCACAACCAGTGGTGGCCCGTATACCACGGTAGCAACGGTAACTGACGCCACTTACAAGGATACAAGGGTGGTGAATGAAACCATTTATTATTATGTAACAACTGCAACAAACTCCTTAGGAACCAGCCCGGATTCTGCTGAGGTCAGCGCCAAGCCAACAGCAGCGCCGATTCCGGCAAAGGGAGATGTAATTGCCCAATACCGTGTGGGCGACACCAACCCGGGGGATAACCAGATTCGACCACTCTTCCGTGTCGTAAATAAGGGGAAAGAGGCTCTGGATCTGAAAAACGTTAAGCTGAGATACTACTATACCGTAGATGGCGATAAGGCGCAGGAGTTCCACTGTGATTATGCGCAATTAGGCAGTAGCAACATTCAGGGACGTTTTGTGAAACTGGATAAGGCCGTTAATGGGGCAGACTACTATCTGGAAATTTCCTTTGGAGCCGGTGCGGGAAGCCTGGCAGCTGGAGAAAATACGGGAGATATCCAGATTCGTATGAACAAGTCAGATTGGAGCAACTATAACGAAAGCGATGATTTTTCCTATGATGCAACCAAGACCTCTTATACAGATTGGGAGAAAGCACCTCTGTATATAAACGATAAACGTGTCTGGGGTCTGGAGCCTTGA